The sequence below is a genomic window from Candidatus Aegiribacteria sp..
AGGTTATGCCGCATTTGAGCAATACTGGATTGCCGATGGAAGCGGATTCCCGGGCGCTGAAATCGTTGTAATATCTGTTCCGGATAGCAAAATCATCCGAAGATTTGAAATTCCATGGACCGAAGATATGATGTACGAGAACGGGTCGTATGTCTATTACGAGAACTCCATGAACCCGGCCAGAACGTTTCTTCAGGAGAAAGCATATCCGTATCTTGATAGTCTGGGAATCTCATCCGGGAACGAAGGTGTTCACTGTATCTGTCATCCGCTTACCGATACAGACGCGGAACCGGCAAGTGTATCATTCGTGACCTGGGCAGGCTCGCTGATGTACACAGGACCGGAATACAGACTCAGCATATTGAGCCACAAGGAAATGCCCGACTCCCCTCCGGACTGGCTTTCAATGTTCGATATGCCAGTTCTTCTGGAAGTACTGATCACGGATTCAAGCGGCAATACTGTCATGCATTACCTTGATGACTCACCGCAGCCAGTGTACGAATACATTTCAAATTACCGAATAAGAGATGTCTACGTTTTCAATGACAGCCTGGTGGCAATTATCATGAATACGACAGGACCAGGCTTCGAGGGACCTGACGGCATGTTCAGGATGGTTACCGGAGTTATCGGTCACTGAAGAAAAGGATTTTTTCTTCTCTCTTCTGATATGGTTGTTTCGGGGCCGTGACCGGGATGTACGATAGTCTCACCGGGAAGGCAAAGCAGCTTCTTCTTAATTGAAGAGACCAGCAAGTCGTAATCCCCTCCTGGGAGATCTGTTCTTCCTATGGATCCCTCGAAAAGAGCATCTCCGGTGAACACATGCCCCGGCAGGTATATACTGATGCCCCCGGGAGAATGCCCTGGTGTGTGAATTATTTTCAGTCTCAGATCGCCTGCAATGATTTCTTCCCCCCCTTGAAGCAGATCGGTGGGTTCGGGAGAATCTTCAAACTGCATGCTCCAGTAGTCAGCATGCTCCCGAGCATTTCTGAGATATTGCAGGTCGCTTGTATGAACATAAAGCCGGAGTGAATCGATATGAGTCATCAGGTAAGCATTTCCCCCTATATGATCGAAGTGTCCGTGGGTATCTATCAGCGCAACTGCTATCAGATCAAGCTCTTGAATTGACTTTATGATTTTTTCCCCGTGACCTCCAGGATCAATGATTACAGCTTCGTGAGAATGAGGACATCCAACTATGTAGCAATTCACATCGAGGGGGCCGGTAGGTATTCTGCGTATGATTGGCTTTATTTTCATCGTAATGAACTGACGCTTTCTCCAGAAATAAAGGACATTTTTTTGCAGCCTCCGTCACAAATTCTATATACATTCGCATTGTTCAGACTACTCAATACGCATGAATATAATCAATAGAGTCCGAAGTTCTCACCGAAATTTGCTCCCATTTATTATATTGCGGATTGATTCTGTGGGAAATACTCACGGGACTATCTGAAAGGTAGCGAATTTGAAGCTTTTATTTCTGTTCAATCTGCTTTTAATAACCTGCGCTTGCTTCTCACAGACAACTGTTCAGGCGGTACGAGTCTCCGAACCACCTGTCATCGATGGAATCCCTGATGATGTGGTCTGGAACAATGCAATTCCTGTTCTTGAAGATTTCATTCAGCATCGACCTGACTGCGGAGAGCCTATGACCGAGAAGACCGAAGTCAGGATTCTCTTCGATGACAGATCGATCTATTTCGCTTTCATGTTGCACGACAGTCATCCTGAGGAATTCACAAGAATAGTGGCTTCAAGGGACAACGATTTCTCCAGCGAGTGGGCAGGAATCTGGCTGGACACCTACAACGATGATAACAATGCCTACTACTTCTTCGTCAATATTGATAACGTACAGCAGGATGGCAGGTTGTGCGAAGCAAGCGGCTGGGATTCCAACTGGGATGGAATATG
It includes:
- a CDS encoding DUF2259 domain-containing protein, producing the protein MKPAILSVLFLIMASSISSAAFLASAEFLGFSDDGGYAAFEQYWIADGSGFPGAEIVVISVPDSKIIRRFEIPWTEDMMYENGSYVYYENSMNPARTFLQEKAYPYLDSLGISSGNEGVHCICHPLTDTDAEPASVSFVTWAGSLMYTGPEYRLSILSHKEMPDSPPDWLSMFDMPVLLEVLITDSSGNTVMHYLDDSPQPVYEYISNYRIRDVYVFNDSLVAIIMNTTGPGFEGPDGMFRMVTGVIGH
- a CDS encoding MBL fold metallo-hydrolase, with the protein product MKIKPIIRRIPTGPLDVNCYIVGCPHSHEAVIIDPGGHGEKIIKSIQELDLIAVALIDTHGHFDHIGGNAYLMTHIDSLRLYVHTSDLQYLRNAREHADYWSMQFEDSPEPTDLLQGGEEIIAGDLRLKIIHTPGHSPGGISIYLPGHVFTGDALFEGSIGRTDLPGGDYDLLVSSIKKKLLCLPGETIVHPGHGPETTISEERRKNPFLQ